From the genome of Cynocephalus volans isolate mCynVol1 chromosome 15, mCynVol1.pri, whole genome shotgun sequence:
ttcagttctgtgttggattatttgctgttcccaccacttaaactctgtgctagaactaatttgttatcctttgcttacttctgagattggggaacttcctgtggggaatAGTACTTGAGCTctttggttgagctaaattgctgctttgcttctgattccatggggaaggctttttgtgcagctcaggttttaatgattgactttataggtacttctggcttttGAGAGATCCGGTGTacctaggttgtgtagaaactctggtctgggcctgagtctttttgtcaaactgcaccccatgcagttctatattcctgaccaagctcctctgagtggtcttaatgctgattggggggcagatcagctgtccttgctgtgccccagtgttctcccggtggaaCCATCTCCCcgactgcctgtgctccaaacactttccatgggatagGCCATGCactagtcccttgtgatgactcaccagcctctgagtggctcttttttcacttgttttttctcctctctcctgtgtgggtccacgggaaccctattagtggtcttgctggcctggggagccaccaaggccctcttctcccctgctgcctccaagcaactccatctgaagggcacagctgttctgtgcactcagcagctccagcctggaagcagccagggcttgaaacagagcagttttttctttctctcatcatggcttctcctgtctttatgaactctgtaggtctctcctcctcttcccctgagctctagcagccccagcgtggctgtcattgcttttttatagttgtaaattggttgatttgtgggagagagtgacactagagaccatctattcctccatcttgactggaagtcccttAAGGCTCTAGAAAAACTTGTGAATAAGTTTTGGTGAGCTTTGGGGTGCTGGAGGGTGGTGTGCCCAGAGAAGGGATGGAACCTCTGTTCCTTTCTACACCCTGTACCTTGCCCCATGGATGTCTTCCGTTTGGCTGTTCCTGGGTTGTGTCCTTTATAACAAGCTATAGACATAAGggaagtgtttccctgagttctgtgagttattctagcaaattattgaacccgAGGAGGAGGTCGTGGGAACCTCAGTCTATAGCCAGTGGGTCAGAAGTACAGGTCACAATCTggggcttgtgattggcatctgacatgggtcagtcttgtgggactgagccctcaacctgtggggcTTGACGCCATCCCCAGGTAGTGTGAAAATTGAGTTGAATTAGAGTACAACCtgttggtgtctgctggagaTTGCTTGATGTGTGGGAAAATCCCCCACATCTGGTGTCAGGAGAGTGTTGTGAGAGTGTAGTGtagaaaaatagaacatgttttcACAGAGGTCCTCATGCAGTCTTCACTggggtggaagtggtccagtgcACTGAGCAGCTGTTCTCAGCTAACAACCAGGATTCCTCCAGACCTCCCTCTTTCCTTACCCTTGTGACTTCGGACAGTTCTTCCTAAACACACAAGCATTTTGTAATGTTcctgaagtttgagaagcaggAGGCCAAAGGGGATGAAGTATGTACAAAGCAGAAGGCCAAGGGGATTTTTATTACTGAGCTGAAACCATGCTGGGACATGTAGCATCTTAATGAACAGATACCTTTCCAATTAAAATGAAAGCCCACTGTCATCTTAAGTTTTGCATAGTCCAGCAGTGCTCAGACACACACATTCTCATCCCCAGAGGCCTGCTGTCCGTCACCTGTTACATCCTATTGCCATCTCATCTAAGTATCAGAATTGTCAGTGTGGAATGAAGTTTTTCTATTCCCATTATTCTTGCAGTACCAATACAAAGTCCTAGCCAAAATGTAAATCTAAATTCTGGTTGAGTGCCCTATGTCTGTGTGTGCCAGGCTTGCTGCGAactcctcctttttcttccctagtttaaggaaactcaatggaATTCACCTGTGTCCATTTTAGGACTTATATTAAGATTTTCTTCCAGAAAAGATTATCCATGCATAGATCCAAAAGATATCAATGGCCAGATATCTGAAGTACAGAAAATGAGTTATATAAGTTTCTCTGCTCTCGACCTTTATACTGCAGTGGATGGCTCTGTAAGCCACCTTTTTTTCTCCTAGACAGTGGTGTTGGAAGAAATTTGCAGGTGAGGTCAGAACACTGATTAAGCTCATCCTGCTTTTGGCTTCAGTAGGCCATGCAGAGCAGTCTTGCTGATACTTTGAGGCTCTGCCAGCAGAATGTACACCAAGTGCTCTGGCCGTGAGCATTCTGCTGTGTCATAGGATGGGAGGGTTCTTTCCCACCTTGTGTAACGGTGGAAACCTAAGTTTAAAAGACACCTATTGAAATATCTATTCTATTTCTTTGACTCACTGTGGACAGAGATTTCTATTGAGTGATAACATTTTCATTCTAGCAGGAATAAGGGGGCTCATGTTCTCACACCTCATACTGGAAGAGACCGAGCCTCTGGCTCTGTTTACTCCAGTTAAAAGGATTTTAGTGAAGGAAGAGAGGCTCTAGGGAAAGCCTCTTCTTTCTAGATCTCTTCGTGAGCCCATAAGTTTCAGTAATAATGAGGACAGTGAGAGTGCTTGGCATGTCCCAGTTTCTGTTGCACACATGATCTTATTCTATCCTAAGTGACCCCAAGATGTAGGAGGTTGAGATAAGGTGAGTTCTAGTTTGCAAATCAAGACCAAGATTCAAAGAGTTGGGATGAGTTGCTTAAGGaacacagctagtaaatgttaAGCTTGAGAATTGAACCTGGGGTggtggtttgtttggtttttttttatctccagatagtattattttttttcctcccttaccACTATTGAACTACTCCCAGCCTTCGTATGTTAAGTTGGCGGATTCTGCTGTTAAAAGGTTACTCCTGTTACTGAACAGTCCGAACATATGTATTATTTAAGTCCTGTATCTCTTTGGATCCAAAATTGTTGTTTTCTTATATAATTTGGTGGGAGGCAGCATCGGGCAGCAGGCGGAGGGGTGCTAGATCTTGCTGTTGGGGAGCCACTGCGGTGTGGCCATGAAGAGGGGGTTTTGGGTGTCATGTGCTATCAGCCAGCAAGTTCTTCACTGAAGTAACCCAGAGGCAGAGAGATCCAGGCCTGAGCAACTCACCCAAACTTCTTGAGTTTCCAGCCCTTTACTGCAGATCACTTAATTTTTGGTCCTAGTTATCCAGAAGGAGGACTGCTCCGGAATGAGAGGTTTGAGTTTCCTTTTAGACTATGCGCTTCTTGGCTGTGGTCTGATTTCGGGTGACTGGGATTGAAGCTTTCGCAGGATGGAGGTGGAGGTGTTCACTGATAGAAAAAGGCTCTCATTGTTGCTCTTGTATTTTGCCTCCCACAGTGGGCTACCTTGAGAATGGAAAGAGGAGCCAAGGAGAAGAACCACCAGCTTTACAAGCCCTATACCAATGGTAAGACTGGGCCTTGATTCTTATCCTAAAAGCTCCCTTTCAAAAATGTTCCTAGGTGTGTTCCACACACACTCTTCTCTGTATGAAATGTAGGATGTATACTCTGAATATTTTTAACGTGCTCTCTGCCAACATGCTGCTTGACAGGTTATTCTTTTTTGCAGGAATCATTGCAAAGGATCCCACTTCACTAGAAGAAGAGATCAAAGAAATTCGTCGAAGTGGTAGTAGTAAGGCTCTGGATAATACTCCAGAGTTTGAGCTCTCTGACATTTTCTACTTTTGCCGGAAAGGAATGGAGACCATCATGGATGATGAGGTGACAAAGAGATTCTCAGCGGAGGAATTGGAGTCCTGGAACCTGCTGAGCAGAACCAATTATAACTTCCAGTACATCAGCCTTCGGCTTACTGTCTTGTGGGGGTTAGGAGTGTTGATTCGGTATTGCTTCCTTCTGCCACTCAGGTGAGGGCTGGGCCTGATGGGATTAGAGACTTGAACTGCTGCTGCCTAAGCCTGCTACATGATCTGCCTCCCTGTCTCTGTTTTGTCTTCCCGTTTTAGAAAGAAGGGTAGTGTGATTCTTTCACTGGCCAGTCCATCTGTATCTTGGAAGGGTACCCTGGCAATTATCCTTTAAAGGCCCTTGGGTTCTCTGCAAATCAGGCAGAAATAGTTGGGTTTCCTAGAGACAGATTGCCTGTCTAGATGGCTAAAGACAAGGACAGGCAACATCCTGTACCTTCTGGCCACTCCACCCTGGGCATGGCTGATTCCTTCCTGAAGCCTGCTTCTCCAGTACAGACGCAATATTGATCTCTAGGCTTTTCTGTGCCATGTGCTGTTCTGAGTGTATCTTGCTGATGCGGGCACCTTCAGGCTCTCCCTCCTATTGATTCACAGAGAAGCTGTGCTACTGCCAGGGTTTAAAGCCAACGGGAAGTGTGAGATGCAGGACAGCAAGTGCCTGAGGGCGGCACTGCCAGCTTTAGGGTTTTCCGTCACTCTAGCTGCCTGAGACCTGCGGAGATAGTGTCAGCTGAGAGCCGAGTCCAAATTTCAGTGTCATTTTGGAGTCAAAGTGATCTCTGGTTCCGAAAGGCCTTTCCGTTTCTGGATGGAACTCTTGGATTTGCTTGCTGTGTCTTAATGTGTTTTCTGATTCCAGGATAGCTCTTGCTTTCACGGGGATTAGCCTTCTGGTGATGGGCACGACCGTCGTGGGATACTTGCCAAATGGGAGGTGAGTCGAGTGCACATGCCCATGTCTGTAGGGCACTTAGTGCTGGCAGTGGCTTGGATATAAAGGCCAAGTCACTTTGGATACAGCCACATCCGTGGACTCTTAGATGTATAAAACAGCACAGTAGTAACAATGGCATCATCATTGAAGTCTTTTTTTTGACGAATCTTGATCTGTGACTGTGTTCTTTTTGCCCTTCAACCCACACTCTTCCCATTTTAAAGacgaaaggagaaataaaaatgtagagtCCAGGGCTTAGATGTTACAGCACGTTGTTTAGTTTTGAGCATTATACTGTGTTGatatattggtgaaagaataagtttttaaagattatttgaaatgtaagtaggttttgtctgttttgttaattgtttttttaaagaaaactttgcTCCTTCTGGGAAGTTCTGGGACTAGCAAATCTCTCTTCTACCCTGGCTGGTGAGGTTAGATTGTCTTCCTATGtgtaaaacaaaacccaaaaccttTGTCCTGTTGTTGCAGGTTTAAGGAGTTCATGAGTAAACATGTTCACTTAATGTGTTACCGGATCTGTGTGCGAGCCCTGACAGCCATCATTACTTACCATGACAGGTGAGGGGACTTTGCATTattagagagagagatggcacTGGCAGAAAACACAACCCACTTGTCCTTGGCCAAGTGGGGGACTCCTTGTGAGGTGAGGGATGTGTTCCAAGTGAATggttttacattaatttttgttGCTTTGCATACATTTTAAACCCAGGAAAAACCGACCAAGAAATGGTGGCATCTGTGTGGCCAATCATACCTCTCCTATTGACGTGATCATTTTGGCCAGTGATGGCTATTATGCCATGGTGAgatctttttctgttgtttttttgaggCAAGACTTTTCACTTTAGACTGATTGGGACTGGGAAGCTTCTGACCCCTTTGCAGAGTACTTTCTTAAGGGTGTAAACCTGTAAACATACTTTTATACCTGGGCCCCAACCTAGATTGTCACCTTGGGGAACTCCGGGGGACGTGGAGAGGAGATATCTGAGCAGTGACTGAGGCTGTGGCTGGAGATCATGTACTTAGGACGTTTACGCAGACTGTGGGAAGGATGAATGTTTTGGAGGGGACTTAAGGACTGGACTCAAGTGCAGTTGAGAATCTACCCAGGGAGGGGAGTTTTTACACAAGGTGtcattcaattttattattattattttttagggtTTTCAGTTATGTTTTTAATGACATATCTCTGTCACTGATTAAAAGGAGCCTTAATAGTGGTTTCTTTAGTGAGCAACCTACAGTTAGCAATAAAATGTTGGAGGGTGAGAAGTTGGAGTACTTATTTGTGGGCTCTGGGGCTTCCTCCCCAGAGTAGGGGGATTTGCGTGAGGATGGCTTCGCTACTAACTGTTCTTCTGTCTGAGACCAGGTGGGTCAAGTGCACGGGGGACTTATGGGTGTGATTCAGAGAGCCATGGTGAAGGCCTGCCCGCACATCTGGTTTGAGCGTTCTGAAGTGAAAGATCGCCACCTGGTGGCCAAAAGGTAAGTGGACAAAGTGCTCTTCTGTGTGACCCATTATGAAGTACAGTCGTCCCTCGGTGTCCCTCAGTATCTGCAGGGGGTTGGCTCCAGGACACCAAAATGCAAAGGTGCTCAAGTCCCTGAAACAAAGTGGCATAGTGTCTGCACGTAACTTGTGCACGTCCTTCCACATACTTAAGTCATCTCCACATTACAATAACTAATAGAGTGTAAATGCTGTGTGAATAGTtgtttatactgtatttttagattttgtattattttaagttttatcttATTATACTTTTTTGGAGCATTTTTGATCCTTGGTTACAGAACCAGCAGATATAGAAGGCTGACTGTATGCAGCATTTTAGGGAGGTTATCCTTCCATAGTGGAAAGAGTATCCTCTATACTGAGCCTTgactattttcatattaatttttttcctaaaatatggAATATAAAGAGTATACCCTAGTATTATTTACCATGTTAGTAATATAAATCCCAGTATTATTTACCAAGTTAGTAATGTTTCTTAACCTTTTTTATTCATTGTACCCATTGTAATAAACAAAGTATGAGTTTTTATGACTAAATGAAATCTCAAAGTGAATTCATTATCACAAGTAAAAACAAGGCAATGAAACAAAGTGCTGCTTTGCtttcaaacttaaaaaacaaGAAGGTAAATCTGGTTTGAATAGACAGAGAGGCATCACGATAACAGTTGGGACCATCTTCCATAGGGACAAGTGAACTATCTACTGAATTCCCTTTGCTAAGTCTCAGGGACAGTACTGAGCCAGGGGCCTGCAAGTGCAGCCTAGCAGGGCTGTTAAAGCAGGCAGGCGGCAGAGGCTTCTTGGAGTGCCATGTGCAGATAGTCCCGACTCTGAGCAGCAGCCTCTGTGCACAGACTTTAACACTGAACTGAACAGTTGTATGAATTAAGTAGTagtcatctgatttttttctttgtgagcTTTAGATTGTGGGTTTATAAAGGATAGAGTCATATTTGTTAACTTGCTTTTATGCATCTAAGCTTGTGTCACATATAAATCAAATAGGTTATTTATAAATGATGATGGACATAAAGTTGTCTGaccctgctttttgtttttcttttcaaaagactGACTGAACACGTGCAAGATAAAAGCAAGCTACCTATCCTCATCTTCCCGGAAGGTAAGAAGGGGCTAATCACCACAAAGAGTGTCCCTGTAGGGAAGCTATGCAGGCTTGTAACTATGATGTTGCTGAGGAACCAGCCCCTCCAACCCTTATTGGGGTTATCTGTTTTTACTGAACAGTGTTAAGTCTCCTTTAAATTGGTTGTGGGATGCAAAACTCAGGGAAATTCAGAATTTGGACTAGGAGTGTTATAGTGTGAACTTCCTCAGTGCAGAAATCCCATCTTTATTACTGCTGCCAGGATCTTTCAGCTTCCTGTGAAGTTCTTTCTGAGTCCTCCTAGGTCCACCAAGTGCCTCTGGCCCTTTGTCTGGGCTGGTGTGTGTTCGTCTGGGAAAGTGGTCCtataaaaagagaccaagaagCATTAAAGCATTTGCCTGTCTTTTTTAAGGGTTCATTCATTAGTTAGGGAGATGACAGATTTATCCTGTTTGAGGAGCCATTAGAAgaattttgattattatatttaGTGTTTAAGAAAACCATAGTATCTGGGATAAAGGACCAAAAGAAATAGCATTTTACTCTCTCCTGCATTTTAGGAACGTGCATCAATAATACATCAGTGATGATGTTCAAAAAGGGAAGTTTTGAAATTGGAGCCACGGTTTACCCTGTTGCTATCAAGGTATCAACCCTCTGCAGGCACATGTTGTCATCGCATCTGCCATGAACAGAACGCAGCACGAGCAGGCGGAGCAGGCAGCAGGCTGATCCTCTCTGGCAGAGCCTTGTGGGCCGGGCTCACATGGGCAGTGCCAGAGGAGGAGATGCTCATGGTTGGGGAGTGTTTGGATGAGGAAGAGTCAGATTCCCTCCCACTCCTCACCACTGCCAGATTCAGGAAAGCTTTGTATTTGTCCCTGACGTGTTACGTCTTTCTTCATAAACCTCACCGGCATGTAGGACGCTCAGCTGGAAAAGGTGGCTTGCTGGAGGGGGGTGTGACTGCCAAGATGGGTCTGCAGGTTTGGTGGGAGGTGAGGATGGCTGGGTCCTTACCACAGTGCACATTAAGAAACAGCTCCACCGCTTTGGGTTGTGCATCATCTCATGCACCACCAGCAGCTCATGACAATGAGGGGTCCTCAGAGATTGTCTGATCACCCCTGCGTTCAGGACCTCGCCCCTCACCTTTCACTCTCCCTGGAGAGGTGGAATGTAGACAGCCAGTCAGCTGCATTTTTTCCTCCTTGCCCTTGCTCCCTTCGTGTGCATCTTATTTCATAACAGACTCGCAATATTGCCAGGAAAACTCAGGCTTCACATTCTGATATCTAAACACATACACTGTTGTCACTGGGTAAAGTGCTTAGGTGGAAACCTCAGAGCAGAGTGAAACAGTGAGCAGACTGGAGGCAGAGCTGTGCTTAGGATTTGGTCTCCGTACTTCTACAAGGATCTGTCTGTTGCTTGCAGAGCATTCTGTAGAGATGTTTCTGGTTTTCACCTGCCCCTCTTGGTCAGGCAGACGCTGACCAGCCACTCACCTTTTGCCAGGTGGGGATGGCAAGTGAGTGTTGGCTGCAGAGGAACTCTGGCTGATAGTTAGGACTGCCGAGCCATTTGTCGATGATGCTGTGTCTGGGAGTAGCAGGAATGAGGACGCCAACTGTTAGCAGTATCTTCCATGGCTGTGGGGTGGGCAGTGGCACTTGTGCTGCGTGCAGGCCGTCCTGCATAGTGCGCTTGGTCGCTTTACCACATGTGTTACTGGATGG
Proteins encoded in this window:
- the GPAT4 gene encoding glycerol-3-phosphate acyltransferase 4, producing MFLLLPFDSLIVNLLGISLTVLFTLLLVFIIVPAIFGVSFGIRKLYMKTLLKIFAWATLRMERGAKEKNHQLYKPYTNGIIAKDPTSLEEEIKEIRRSGSSKALDNTPEFELSDIFYFCRKGMETIMDDEVTKRFSAEELESWNLLSRTNYNFQYISLRLTVLWGLGVLIRYCFLLPLRIALAFTGISLLVMGTTVVGYLPNGRFKEFMSKHVHLMCYRICVRALTAIITYHDRKNRPRNGGICVANHTSPIDVIILASDGYYAMVGQVHGGLMGVIQRAMVKACPHIWFERSEVKDRHLVAKRLTEHVQDKSKLPILIFPEGTCINNTSVMMFKKGSFEIGATVYPVAIKYDPQFGDAFWNSSKYGMVTYLLRMMTSWAIVCSVWYLPPMTRETDEDAVQFANRVKSAIARQGGLVDLLWDGGLKREKVKDTFKEEQQKLYSKMIVGNHKDRSRS